The proteins below come from a single Gossypium raimondii isolate GPD5lz chromosome 2, ASM2569854v1, whole genome shotgun sequence genomic window:
- the LOC105787640 gene encoding probable WRKY transcription factor 15, whose amino-acid sequence MVLFADMAMELMLSYRNNNNGFSSKMEETAVQEAASGLESVEKLIKLLSQTQQNYTSNNQEKKFQSSPTRSSMDLEMDCKVTAHAAVSKFKKVISLLGRTRTGHARFRRAPLPPPPTTTVTEHETKVYQPTPIQQIPLPVTTYLERKDSPTTTINFSYSSTTTTTDNNSNKQPSSSAFQISNLSSAGKPPLSSSLKRKCSIENLGSGIKCNSSSCRCHCSTKKRKQRTKRVVRVPAISLKMADIPPDDYSWRKYGQKPIKGSPHPRGYYKCSSVRGCPARKHVERALDDASMLIVTYEGDHSHSLSVAETTILESS is encoded by the exons ATGGTTTTATTTGCAGACATGGCTATGGAGTTGATGCTTAGTTACAGAAACAACAACAATGGTTTCTCATCAAAAATGGAAGAAACCGCCGTTCAAGAAGCCGCTTCTGGTCTCGAAAGTGTCGAGAAACTCATTAAATTACTCTCCCAAACCCAACAAAATTACACCTCCAATAATCAAGAAAAAAAGTTCCAATCTTCTCCGACGAGATCCTCCATGGATTTAGAAATGGACTGTAAAGTCACCGCCCACGCCGCCGTTTCTAAGTTCAAGAAAGTCATCTCTCTTTTGGGTCGAACCAGGACCGGCCATGCTCGTTTTAGAAGAGCCCCTTTACCACCACCACCAACAACCACCGTTACAGAGCATGAAACCAAGGTTTATCAACCAACTCCGATTCAACAGATCCCACTGCCGGTGACCACTTATTTAGAAAGAAAAGATTCACCAACAACAACCATCAATTTTTCGTATTCATCAACAACAACGACTACTGATAATAACAGTAATAAACAACCATCTTCATCAGCGTTTCAAATTAGTAACCTTTCCTCCGCTGGTAAACCACCATTGTCGTCTTCTTTGAAGAGAAAGTGTAGTATTGAGAACTTGGGTTCTGGGATTAAATGCAATAGCTCTTCTTGTCGTTGTCATTGCTCTACTAAAAAAAG aaAACAGAGGACGAAAAGGGTGGTAAGGGTTCCTGCGATAAGCTTGAAAATGGCTGATATTCCACCGGATGATTATTCATGGAGAAAATATGGTCAAAAACCAATCAAGGGTTCACCACATCCAAg GGGATACTATAAGTGCAGTAGCGTAAGAGGATGTCCTGCTAGAAAACATGTGGAAAGAGCTTTAGATGATGCTTCAATGCTAATAGTTACATATGAAGGTGATCATAGCCATTCTCTATCTGTTGCAGAAACCACCATACTTGAATCTTCATAG